The following proteins come from a genomic window of Venenivibrio stagnispumantis:
- the purS gene encoding phosphoribosylformylglycinamidine synthase subunit PurS, producing the protein MLIKFFIKPRKGVLDPQGRAVAESLKSLGFNDVKDVKVGKYIEVYIEDKEKDKALEEAKEMAKKALVNDLIEDYEIEVVEVR; encoded by the coding sequence ATGCTTATAAAGTTTTTCATCAAACCAAGAAAAGGAGTTTTAGACCCTCAAGGTAGAGCTGTTGCAGAAAGTTTAAAATCCCTTGGATTTAATGATGTAAAGGATGTAAAAGTAGGAAAATATATAGAAGTATATATTGAAGATAAAGAAAAAGATAAAGCCTTAGAAGAAGCAAAAGAGATGGCAAAAAAAGCCCTTGTTAATGATTTGATAGAAGATTATGAAATAGAAGTTGTAGAGGTAAGGTAA
- the rfaE1 gene encoding D-glycero-beta-D-manno-heptose-7-phosphate kinase has translation MIQKERALEIISNLKKAKILVIGDIILDKYLWGNVERISPEAPVPVVEVIKENYNLGGASNVANNIASLNAEAILIGVVGKDENAKILKNLLEEKNIKYALVEDKERPTIEKTRIIAVSQQLLRIDRENKAKLSKEIEEEIIKNIKNVLDKVDSIIVSDYGKGVITQNIMDLLVSSGKMIFVDPKPSNFMLYKNTTILTPNRKEAYELVKADKEESLENVAKKIMENLNLQRVLITLSSEGMALFEKDKVIKIPAKAKKVYDVTGAGDTVISVLSMAKSIGASWEESAIIANYAAGYVVGEIGTATVTEDILTSLFS, from the coding sequence ATGATACAAAAAGAAAGAGCCCTTGAGATAATATCTAATCTGAAAAAAGCAAAAATCCTTGTGATAGGAGATATTATTTTAGATAAATATCTTTGGGGAAATGTGGAAAGAATTTCTCCGGAAGCACCTGTTCCGGTTGTTGAAGTAATTAAAGAAAATTATAATCTTGGCGGAGCTTCTAATGTTGCCAATAATATAGCATCATTAAATGCAGAAGCTATTTTAATTGGTGTTGTCGGCAAAGATGAAAATGCAAAAATATTAAAAAATCTGCTTGAAGAAAAAAATATAAAATATGCCCTTGTAGAAGATAAAGAAAGACCAACAATAGAAAAAACAAGAATTATAGCAGTAAGCCAGCAATTACTTAGAATAGACAGAGAAAATAAAGCTAAACTTTCTAAGGAAATAGAAGAAGAGATAATAAAAAATATAAAAAATGTTTTAGATAAGGTAGATAGTATTATTGTATCTGATTACGGAAAAGGTGTAATTACCCAAAATATTATGGATTTATTAGTATCTTCCGGAAAGATGATATTTGTAGACCCAAAACCTTCTAACTTTATGCTTTATAAAAATACAACAATATTAACACCAAATAGAAAAGAAGCCTATGAACTTGTTAAAGCAGACAAAGAAGAAAGTTTAGAAAATGTAGCAAAAAAAATAATGGAAAATCTAAATCTTCAAAGAGTTCTTATAACTTTAAGTAGTGAAGGTATGGCTCTTTTTGAAAAAGATAAAGTAATAAAAATTCCTGCAAAAGCTAAAAAAGTTTATGATGTGACCGGAGCAGGAGATACAGTAATATCTGTCCTATCAATGGCTAAATCAATCGGAGCAAGTTGGGAAGAAAGTGCAATAATTGCAAATTATGCTGCCGGTTATGTTGTAGGAGAAATAGGAACGGCAACAGTTACAGAAGATATATTAACCTCTCTTTTCAGTTAA